A window of Desulfovibrio sp. contains these coding sequences:
- a CDS encoding phosphoglycerate dehydrogenase, with amino-acid sequence MKILVTPRSFGKTNPELFDRLAQAGLEVVRNDTGGILSADQMREKLASCQGVILGVDPMDASVLAAAPELKAIAKYGVGLDNIDLEACKQRGIAVSRTVGANSNAVADYALTLMLMVARKAGLIDRRCREKDWGKITSIDLYGKTLGIIGLGAIGRCVVKRAQGFGMKILAHDISWDEAWAKAEGVERADVDRICREADFITLHTVLTDETRNCISAGRIATMKKTAVIINTARGGLIDEAALLAALQAGSIYGAGLDVFEQEPPADPAWYALDNLVMGSHCSSSTAGATESMGHMAVDNLLRDLGL; translated from the coding sequence GTGAAAATTCTTGTTACTCCCCGCTCTTTTGGCAAAACCAATCCCGAACTGTTCGACCGTCTGGCGCAGGCCGGGCTTGAGGTCGTGCGCAACGACACGGGCGGCATCCTTTCCGCCGACCAGATGCGTGAAAAACTGGCCTCGTGCCAGGGCGTCATCTTGGGCGTTGACCCTATGGACGCCTCTGTGCTGGCCGCCGCGCCGGAACTCAAGGCCATCGCCAAATACGGCGTCGGGCTGGACAACATTGACCTTGAAGCCTGCAAGCAGCGCGGCATCGCGGTGTCGCGCACGGTTGGGGCCAACAGCAACGCCGTGGCCGACTACGCCCTGACCCTCATGCTGATGGTGGCGCGCAAGGCCGGGCTTATTGACCGCCGCTGCCGCGAGAAAGACTGGGGCAAGATCACCAGCATCGACCTTTACGGCAAAACCCTGGGCATCATCGGCCTCGGAGCCATTGGCCGCTGCGTGGTCAAACGCGCCCAGGGTTTTGGCATGAAAATTCTGGCCCACGACATATCCTGGGACGAAGCCTGGGCCAAGGCCGAAGGCGTTGAACGCGCGGATGTGGATCGCATCTGCCGCGAGGCGGACTTTATCACCCTGCACACGGTGCTGACGGACGAAACCCGCAACTGCATCAGCGCCGGGCGCATCGCCACCATGAAGAAAACGGCGGTCATCATCAATACCGCTCGCGGCGGGCTTATTGACGAAGCCGCCCTGCTGGCGGCCCTTCAGGCTGGCAGCATCTACGGCGCGGGGCTGGACGTGTTCGAGCAGGAACCCCCGGCTGACCCGGCCTGGTATGCGCTGGACAACCTTGTGATGGGCTCGCACTGCTCCTCCTCCACTGCCGGAGCCACGGAAAGCATGGGCCATATGGCCGTGGACAACCTTTTGCGGGATCTGGGGCTGTAG